In Candida albicans SC5314 chromosome 4, complete sequence, the genomic window tctGATGTATAAATTTAATGTTACGATAATTTTGCTAGACATCTCATTTTAATATGATATAGTTCTgctatatttttttcaatatttttatcCCAtttaacttcttcttcttcgtttTCTTCTGTAGTCtctttattatttagtTGCTTGATTTTAGGTCCTACTTTATCTAAATCCACTCCATATAAAGATTCACCAAAGTTTATTACTTTCAAGCAAGTTGaataatcttttttataataatgTAATTCACACACATGTAACAATTTGACTCTATCAAGTTTATCACTAATATCTAGTTCGGCTAAATTAACTTCATTCAACCAAGTATCAGTATTTATCATTGGTCCGGTTTCTCTCCATctatttaattgataattgtattcttcttcagtttGGATCTTCCGTTGTCGTTTGTTCTTTGATGGAGCTATTGTGGaattttgttcttgttgttctGGTTCCTGTTGTTGCGATGACTtgtcttcatcatcagaaTAAAGTGTTAAACCTTGAATAGCCTCAAAAGGTAGTACCGACGATGACTCAAATGCCATGATAGATTATATTTGGGGTATtgttatcaattatatttgtACTGTTGACCTTTctcttaattttttttcgtttcgaatcatcaatttcgAGATGATCTATGGTGGAAAAACAAGAGTCTGTTGATACCGCCAAAAGAGAGCTAGTTTCCGCAAACTGGATGGTAAAAACAACTTACAATCTATCcaacaagaaagaaagacaACGATTAATATCTTTCTATTCATATATGTAGAGTTTTGTAATACCCACTAAACGGTGCTGTGGTCACGTGACTAATATACAAGACTTGAGATACTAATCCGACACTATAAAATACAGAACTGTGTATGGCGATATAAAGCTATTCAATTCTATGAAAATTTCTCATTGGCACTCACCTGCATTATAATTATCACATACTGGTTAGTTTTTTGTTGGGAAGATCTACCCCAACAATCTTTAATACAAAAGGCACAAAACTTGAAAGTTGGTTTAAAATCAGGTTTTTGTTATATGATGTCAACTGGGCTTATTTTGGTTGCTGATTGGCTCCTCAAATAATCTCAGTAACAGTTATTCTTGCTATTACGGCTGCTATTGTCGATTAAACAAAAGATATTTCAATCGCACACATGAGCATGGGGATTAATTCAATGACAATCGATAGTGATATAAAGAAGCTAAACCGAAGTGTATGCAAATAATGTTCAATGGATACTTTGTACACCCGCTCCTTTCTATGAAACAACTTTGCTGGTACcattaaaattgaacaCCACTAAATATAAgatttttgatattttttggCAATATTCTTGCATGAAAATTAACTAGGCTTAGGTTTTTCCGACAATCACCGATGCGTATACGAATTGgtaaaacttgaaaaaaaaaacaccaaaaacaatacaaaGTACTTTTCTAACTTTCTCTTTGTGATGCCATTAGATACTTCATCCTTCACATGattaagaaaaatatacaaCTGTTTAGTTTACCTAGCAATGcttaatttgtttttttgggaTTATTTcgaaaatgaaagaaaaatacgACTGACATCGATTGATGATTACGACCATTAACTACGATGCTGGATTTAGTCTTCATGGAATTAACGGTGGACATCTGTTGATGACAAGCAAACTGTGGTATGTGTGTTTGCACACAAAAACTGATGTCTTGGCAAAGCCTTTTGATTGTAGTATTTTCTGGCATTTTCCTGCAAATGTAAATGCATTTGTGTCGTTTATGCAGTTATTGAGTATTGTATGCGTAACAATAGCAATTACAATCTATTGTAATATCAGATCTAGAATCGATACTAACCTGTTCTTGTGTCAgtagatgatgataatacGCTTTCATAAATGCTCAATTTGCTCATCCAGAGACACACGATCAACCttggtgttgttgatatatAAATTCCAAAAACCATATCTACAAAACCATAACGTGTTGTTGCTATCATATGTCTTCCGTCAGTTAAGAAAAACCTTATTTTTAGGTTAGTACCGGTTCACTTTAACGCAAACTTAGTTCTATGGGTGGCCTAATTCACACCAAGAAATACACATTTTTCGTTTATGCTAAATCTGATGAGTTTTACTATTCTGATTCTATTTTTGTGTAGTGAAAAGGCTCATTACTTAGTAATTCAAgctaaaaataataaaacagAAACGAAAACACTGTATATTGTCATCAGTTAACTGTAGAGAATGACACCTTATTGGTTGTATTCAATGACGTAAAGcaagaataataaaagtATTGTAACCCGTGTTAACGAAGGAAAACTTTATTTACAATACTAACCCCACCATAGGCAGACCTCGGTTTGTAGAAAGTCGTTGTtagtcaaaaaaaagaaacaggTAAGACATTGTCGTGTATACctgtcaaaaaaaaaacaagtgCCACGACTCGTATAATGGAAAAAACAGGGAGAGCAAAAATAGtacaaatgaaaataataataaaacagCTAATAATTGCATACTGCAGATAAATATGCACTCCttaaatttgtttcttaTTTTGGTCTTTAACAAGGTAATAAtaaccactactactaatttATTCACATACAATTCTTACCTTTACATTTGTTTTGTAAGCTCATCTCACAACCAATACATGCACAAAACATAGTACCgttatttcttcaaatagCAAACTGAATTTTAACAAAAGCAGATTGAGTTATTTTATCAGATCATACTCTATCGTAATTTCAAAGGATGTTTCATTTCCAAAAGAATTCTTGGCTActatttttgaataaagaATTTCGTTTATTTATACTTGCTATTTTTATAGTATGGAGAATCATCTAACAAGTGCATTATGTAAATCTTttgatattatttctttgtcCTAGCATTCAATCAATCactaattattattgttattgttgctaCAATTAACTTTGAAACGGATTAACAAACAAGGCGTCAGGGGCAAAGGTCGCCAGGAAAAACGAGGCCGCcttaataaaaaaaaaattgctgCAGTCATTTTGCACGACCTTCGTataaaagagaaaaaaataatcaagaaCACGAGTAATCAAACTTTCTACAGGGTCatgtcatcatcatcaaaaaaGGGTAGTAGGGGTGAGTATCAATTGATAGAGTGACCGTAATTATTTAGTTTGCTATAGAGAGTATACTGCCATCAAAGTTAAACTCACAATGATTATTTGGGGAATCTTTGTAAAGGTAAATTTGAGCGCAAAAACCATTATTGACCTTCAagtatattattttttttttctttggttaATTTTTGTACTGGCTTTTAAAGTATTGTTATTTGCTCTTTGGCTTAGCCGGCCCGATCTAACCCTTTTTCTTGCTCATTCCGTAGTTTGTTCAGTTCTATTTCACCGAGATCACCAAGACAAAATCACTGGACAAAAGTAAAAAGGacatgaaaaaaattgcaCCATTTTCAAAGACTCCCCMAAAAACTTCTCCGCAATCTTTTTATTCAACGGATAATCATATACCCCCTCCCCTCCAAAATGTTTTGTATTATGTAGTTTTCATCCAACGTAATGTCGTAATTATTTAGTTCACTATCTTGGAAATACTATTGCTAAACTATTTTTATCACCACCTATGTCATCACTTTATTTACATAAACACATAGATGCAAGTTTTAATACACGAAatgatatatataatattgatgaCTATAAATCCGGTTCACCCACACATATCGTCCATCGATGACGACATTGGCTCCTTGTTTTAGTGATTCGGATTTAACTaaaattgtatttgtttGGTGATATTTGCTGTTTCGCAATTTTTGTCTTTCGTCTGTCGGAACatagtttttttctttgtgCTTATTTTTATCCGCTTCTGCATGTAGAAGTATGTACAATACCAACAAGTCTCAATGAATGGGATTATTCtaacaaaaagaagaatataaaTCAGTTGATTGACTTCTTGGTGTACTATTGTTTGTATCACTGTAGTATTGATGTGTTGGGAAAAtgtaatttgatttaattgtgTAGCAACAAGTAAAGTGGAGT contains:
- a CDS encoding uncharacterized protein (Protein of unknown function; Spider biofilm induced) is translated as MAFESSSVLPFEAIQGLTLYSDDEDKSSQQQEPEQQEQNSTIAPSKNKRQRKIQTEEEYNYQLNRWRETGPMINTDTWLNEVNLAELDISDKLDRVKLLHVCELHYYKKDYSTCLKVINFGESLYGVDLDKVGPKIKQLNNKETTEENEEEEVKWDKNIEKNIAELYHIKMRCLAKLS